A window from Kovacikia minuta CCNUW1 encodes these proteins:
- a CDS encoding Uma2 family endonuclease, which produces MEIMTTSPEHEELKTMIAMLMEAYFQETRTRCHGIGSATFRRAAKQRGLEPDECYCLGQKKDIPDIAIEVVLTSGTVDKLEIYRGLGVPEVWFWENNQFSIYHLRTTHHELTSSSKLLPNLDIAVFANYVRPTDQFDAVMAFRVAMCQQG; this is translated from the coding sequence TTGGAAATCATGACGACCTCTCCAGAGCACGAGGAGCTGAAAACCATGATTGCAATGTTGATGGAAGCCTATTTTCAGGAAACCCGGACGCGATGTCATGGTATCGGTTCGGCAACGTTTCGCAGGGCGGCAAAGCAGCGTGGGTTGGAACCGGATGAGTGTTACTGTTTGGGGCAGAAAAAGGACATCCCAGACATCGCAATTGAAGTGGTTTTAACCAGTGGAACGGTAGATAAGTTGGAAATTTATCGAGGGTTGGGAGTCCCAGAAGTTTGGTTTTGGGAGAACAATCAATTCTCAATTTATCATCTGCGAACCACTCACCATGAATTAACTTCAAGTAGCAAATTATTACCCAATTTGGATATTGCTGTGTTTGCCAATTACGTTAGACCAACGGATCAGTTTGATGCAGTCATGGCGTTTCGAGTTGCGATGTGCCAACAGGGTTAA
- a CDS encoding ABC transporter ATP-binding protein gives MTIALKLSTLSKRFGSHLAVNNLSLTIAQGSLYALLGPNGAGKTTTLRMVAGLLQPDSGDALILGHSITRSPAAAKQALAYLPDEPLLYGKLRPMEYLEFVAGLWGIPAAKAEARAKELLKQLSLWDVRSDLTETFSRGMRQKLSLAGAFIHQPRVIILDEPLSGLDAAAARLVKDMLAEYVNRGNTVILTTHIMEVAERMAQRIGIINHGTLIAEGTLAELRSRSGDASGTLETVFLELTAGQGTLDQH, from the coding sequence ATGACGATTGCCCTTAAACTCTCTACCCTCTCCAAACGATTTGGCTCTCACCTGGCGGTTAATAACCTCAGCCTGACGATCGCCCAGGGTTCCCTGTATGCCCTGTTGGGTCCAAATGGAGCTGGAAAAACCACCACCTTACGGATGGTTGCCGGACTGTTACAACCCGACAGCGGGGATGCCTTGATTTTGGGACACAGCATCACCCGATCGCCCGCTGCGGCAAAACAAGCCCTTGCTTACCTGCCCGATGAGCCGTTACTTTATGGCAAATTGCGACCAATGGAGTATCTGGAGTTTGTTGCCGGACTGTGGGGCATTCCCGCTGCCAAGGCAGAAGCCCGCGCCAAAGAACTGCTCAAGCAACTGAGTCTGTGGGACGTGCGATCCGATCTGACTGAAACCTTTTCTCGCGGGATGCGACAAAAACTCTCCCTGGCAGGCGCATTTATCCACCAACCCCGCGTCATTATCCTGGATGAACCTCTGAGCGGTCTGGACGCCGCCGCTGCCCGGTTGGTGAAAGATATGCTGGCAGAATATGTCAATCGCGGCAATACCGTCATCCTCACCACCCACATCATGGAAGTTGCCGAACGGATGGCACAGCGAATTGGCATTATCAACCACGGAACTCTGATTGCAGAAGGCACCCTGGCGGAACTGCGATCGCGCAGTGGCGACGCAAGCGGCACCCTGGAAACGGTTTTCCTGGAGTTAACAGCAGGGCAGGGAACACTCGATCAGCATTAA